A single region of the Undibacterium piscinae genome encodes:
- a CDS encoding MoxR family ATPase: MFSKVHEVANQVGHIIIGKDSQIRLSLVCLLAGGHLLIEDVPGVGKTTLAHALAISLGLQFNRLQFTSDLLPADVVGVSIFDREKNQFIFHPGPVFTQVLLADEINRATPKTQSALLEAMEEHQVTAEGKTRPLPEPFFVIATQNPAHQVGTFALPESQLDRFLMCLSLGYPDAAAERALLLGEDRRTLLKSMKPVMQPEQLLQAQQALRKIHSSAALVDYVQSLAHATRQGDLFAEGMSPRAAIALLQAARAWAALEGRDHVIPEDVQAVLIPVIAHRLRPLKSVSGKVSASSELLTHPDITKGRRDTILNSSSLASRTTRSRSTAVKMPRNASTGTPFR, encoded by the coding sequence ATGTTTTCGAAAGTTCACGAAGTCGCCAATCAGGTTGGCCATATCATTATCGGCAAGGATAGCCAGATCAGGCTATCCCTGGTTTGCCTGTTGGCGGGCGGCCACTTATTGATAGAGGATGTTCCCGGTGTAGGCAAAACCACGCTGGCGCATGCCTTGGCGATTTCGCTGGGTTTGCAATTTAACCGGCTGCAATTTACCAGCGATTTGCTGCCGGCTGATGTGGTGGGCGTTTCGATTTTCGACCGGGAAAAAAATCAGTTTATTTTCCATCCTGGCCCGGTATTTACCCAGGTTTTGCTGGCCGACGAGATCAATCGCGCCACGCCCAAGACCCAGTCAGCCCTGCTGGAGGCGATGGAAGAGCATCAGGTTACGGCAGAAGGCAAGACCCGCCCGCTTCCCGAGCCTTTCTTTGTGATCGCCACCCAAAATCCTGCGCATCAGGTCGGTACCTTTGCCTTGCCGGAATCACAGCTAGACCGCTTCCTGATGTGCCTGTCACTCGGTTATCCGGATGCCGCCGCCGAACGCGCCCTATTGCTGGGCGAAGACCGCCGTACCCTGCTCAAAAGCATGAAGCCGGTCATGCAGCCGGAACAGTTACTGCAGGCGCAACAGGCTTTGCGGAAAATTCACAGCTCAGCGGCGCTGGTCGATTATGTGCAGTCACTGGCCCACGCCACCCGTCAAGGCGATCTATTCGCCGAAGGCATGAGCCCGCGTGCCGCCATCGCCCTATTGCAGGCGGCGCGCGCCTGGGCTGCGCTGGAAGGACGCGATCATGTAATCCCGGAGGATGTACAAGCAGTCCTGATACCCGTGATCGCCCATCGTCTGCGCCCCTTAAAATCAGTCAGCGGGAAAGTCAGCGCCAGCAGCGAACTATTGACACATCCGGACATTACGAAGGGCCGCAGGGATACAATTTTGAATTCATCGAGCCTGGCATCCAGAACCACAAGGTCGAGGTCTACCGCGGTAAAGATGCCCAGGAACGCATCTACCGGGACACCATTCCGCTAG
- a CDS encoding histone deacetylase family protein, whose amino-acid sequence MTTAFYTHADCKLHEMGAWHPEAPQRLQAIEDQLIASRIHDLIEYREAPVALESDLELVHSAAAIARVRDNCPAPGSEAAYFLLDADTKLNACTWRASLRAAGAALAATDAVIAGEIANAFCSIRPPGHHATPEESMGFCMFNNVAIAAKHALEVHGLQRVAVVDFDVHHGNGTEMAFSDDPRVLMVSFFQHPFYPYSGTEHPASNMHNVAVPGHTGGAAVRQIVLEQWLPALHLHQPEMIFISAGFDAHREDDMGQMGLVEADYSWITQQIMQVAQQYSQGRIVSCLEGGYKLSALGRSVVAHIQTLAGLD is encoded by the coding sequence ATGACAACGGCGTTTTATACCCATGCTGACTGCAAATTACATGAGATGGGCGCATGGCATCCCGAAGCGCCGCAGCGTCTGCAGGCAATAGAAGACCAATTGATTGCCAGCCGGATTCACGATCTGATTGAATACCGCGAGGCGCCGGTTGCGCTAGAGAGTGATCTGGAACTGGTGCACAGCGCCGCCGCGATCGCCAGGGTGCGCGACAATTGTCCGGCGCCGGGCAGCGAGGCCGCTTATTTTTTGCTCGATGCCGATACCAAGCTCAATGCCTGTACCTGGCGTGCATCCTTACGCGCGGCCGGTGCCGCACTGGCAGCCACCGATGCGGTGATAGCCGGTGAGATAGCCAATGCCTTTTGTTCGATTCGCCCGCCCGGTCATCATGCGACGCCTGAGGAATCCATGGGTTTTTGCATGTTCAATAATGTTGCAATCGCCGCCAAACATGCGCTCGAAGTGCATGGTTTGCAAAGAGTGGCGGTAGTTGATTTTGACGTGCATCATGGCAACGGGACCGAAATGGCTTTCAGCGATGACCCGCGGGTATTGATGGTGAGCTTTTTTCAGCACCCGTTTTACCCGTATTCTGGCACCGAACATCCGGCTTCAAATATGCATAACGTGGCGGTACCTGGCCATACAGGGGGCGCTGCGGTACGTCAGATTGTGCTTGAGCAGTGGCTGCCCGCACTGCATTTACATCAGCCGGAGATGATCTTTATTTCTGCCGGGTTCGATGCCCATCGTGAAGACGATATGGGCCAGATGGGCTTGGTCGAGGCTGATTACAGCTGGATCACGCAGCAGATCATGCAAGTGGCGCAGCAGTACTCACAGGGACGCATAGTTAGTTGTCTTGAAGGCGGGTATAAATTGTCGGCGCTGGGCCGCAGCGTAGTCGCCCATATTCAGACCTTGGCCGGACTTGATTAG